A single window of Deltaproteobacteria bacterium DNA harbors:
- a CDS encoding sterol desaturase family protein yields MAWLCNGPHVPADVVPPIVSGPLLAGTFLVLVWLEQRYPLRRSVEPKLRRTARNLAVATFSAGAVHFVELPAILPLARWVEAGRWGLLGWAPLPTWLHLLLAVVFMDYTLYGWHVLTHRVPFLWRFHVVHHVDLDLDASTALRFHFAEIVISIGWRIAQVVLIGVPPLALSAWQTATLVSIMFHHANVRLPIAAERRLNRFIVTPRMHGIHHSTVREETDSNWSSGLTLWDWLHGTLRLDVPQEEVTIGVPAYRHPREVTLGRLLAMPFGRTRPSWELPGGGRPARAAAPGPSLLG; encoded by the coding sequence GTGGCCTGGTTGTGCAACGGTCCCCATGTGCCGGCTGACGTCGTCCCGCCGATCGTGAGCGGGCCCCTCCTTGCCGGGACCTTCCTCGTGCTCGTGTGGCTCGAGCAGCGCTACCCCCTCAGGCGGTCCGTCGAGCCCAAGCTGCGACGCACGGCCCGCAACCTCGCCGTCGCGACCTTCAGCGCGGGTGCGGTCCATTTCGTGGAGCTGCCGGCGATATTGCCGCTGGCGCGGTGGGTCGAGGCGGGGAGATGGGGCCTCCTCGGCTGGGCACCCCTGCCCACCTGGCTCCATCTCCTGCTCGCCGTCGTGTTCATGGACTACACGCTCTACGGCTGGCACGTGCTCACGCACCGCGTGCCGTTCCTCTGGCGGTTTCACGTCGTGCACCACGTGGACCTCGACCTCGACGCCTCGACGGCGCTGCGCTTCCACTTCGCCGAGATCGTGATCTCGATCGGGTGGCGCATCGCGCAGGTGGTGCTGATCGGCGTGCCGCCGCTCGCCCTCTCGGCCTGGCAGACCGCGACGCTCGTCTCGATCATGTTCCACCATGCGAACGTGCGCCTGCCGATCGCGGCCGAGCGGCGCCTCAACCGGTTCATCGTGACGCCGCGCATGCACGGCATCCACCACTCGACCGTGCGCGAGGAGACGGACTCGAACTGGTCGAGCGGTCTCACCCTCTGGGATTGGCTGCACGGCACCCTCCGGCTCGACGTGCCACAGGAGGAGGTCACGATCGGCGTCCCCGCCTACCGCCACCCGCGGGAGGTGACGCTCGGCAGGCTCCTCGCGATGCCCTTCGGACGCACGCGGCCGAGCTGGGAGCTCCCGGGAGGCGGCCGGCCCGCCCGCGCCGCCGCACCCGGTCCGAGCCTGCTCGGCTGA
- a CDS encoding methyltransferase domain-containing protein yields the protein MSSMDAVHSTASARVTTERAVIAGFPATLSRIDVGAEAIALWEVADLERHVDRTALLAGDDPPEPPYWAHRWTGAAVLAEAVPRGARSAVELGCGLGLPGLVAARRGARVTFVDRVVAPLAFVRASAAANRLVDVQCVVADITTPAVAGRFDLVLAAEVLYDRTAFDAVVHTIARLLAPGGRALVADARRIDTLGFYSALDTAGLAWRAVEHPVREEGLPLTVRVAEIAWR from the coding sequence ATGTCTTCCATGGACGCGGTGCATAGCACCGCGTCCGCCCGAGTGACAACAGAGCGGGCGGTCATTGCGGGATTCCCCGCGACGCTTTCCCGGATCGACGTCGGTGCCGAGGCGATCGCACTGTGGGAGGTCGCGGATCTCGAGCGTCACGTCGACCGCACGGCGCTGCTCGCCGGCGACGATCCGCCCGAGCCGCCCTACTGGGCCCATCGCTGGACGGGCGCGGCGGTGCTGGCCGAGGCCGTGCCGCGCGGTGCGCGCTCGGCGGTCGAGCTCGGCTGCGGCCTCGGGCTCCCGGGCCTCGTCGCCGCGCGCCGCGGCGCGCGCGTGACGTTCGTCGACCGGGTGGTGGCGCCGCTCGCCTTCGTGCGCGCGAGTGCGGCGGCGAACAGGCTCGTGGACGTTCAGTGCGTGGTCGCCGACATCACCACGCCGGCCGTCGCCGGACGGTTCGACCTCGTGCTGGCAGCCGAAGTGCTGTACGACCGCACGGCATTCGACGCGGTCGTCCACACGATCGCTCGCCTCCTGGCGCCCGGGGGCCGGGCGCTGGTGGCCGACGCGCGGCGCATCGACACGCTCGGCTTCTACTCGGCGCTCGACACCGCCGGCCTCGCCTGGCGCGCCGTCGAGCACCCCGTCCGCGAGGAGGGCCTCCCGCTGACGGTTCGGGTCGCCGAGATCGCCTGGCGCTGA
- a CDS encoding cupin domain-containing protein → MDAGARATRSSLLLAALLVGCAARVPEVAIGPLADGLDAFLAAHVPADENIRADRVARTETASYHVVQVRDREAPHRHAAHDLTVFVLRGRGTLTLGHTHIRLRAGDAVLIPRGTPHGFVNEGRGRAVTLAVFTPPLDAPDAVPAGEFD, encoded by the coding sequence GTGGACGCGGGGGCGAGGGCGACGCGTAGCAGTCTACTCCTCGCCGCGCTCCTCGTGGGGTGCGCGGCACGCGTCCCCGAGGTCGCGATCGGGCCGCTGGCCGATGGGCTCGACGCGTTCCTCGCCGCCCACGTGCCGGCGGACGAGAACATCCGCGCCGATCGGGTCGCCCGCACCGAGACCGCGAGCTACCACGTCGTCCAGGTGCGGGATCGGGAGGCGCCGCACCGCCACGCCGCCCACGACCTCACGGTGTTCGTGCTGCGCGGGCGGGGCACGCTCACTCTCGGCCACACGCACATTCGGCTCCGGGCCGGCGACGCCGTGCTCATCCCGCGCGGGACCCCGCACGGGTTCGTGAACGAGGGTCGAGGGCGGGCCGTCACCCTCGCCGTCTTCACGCCGCCGCTGGATGCGCCCGACGCCGTGCCGGCCGGCGAGTTTGACTGA
- a CDS encoding response regulator, producing MSQGFTPPAALLVEGDSRVQETLRPALEALGVSMTVEHRPDAAVALLARRRFDVALLALDLGSTDGLALMRALQARCPGLPVLFLVPEGARDRVARAIREGAADCVGTPIVPEEVGVRVSAALAAGRAARDRALLEALRTALLVSGPAATVLARVADAARAAMGADVAAVFAFEDGRLARVAGDDAPEPLAAVAEEAVAKGAPAVRTGEGRTALSVPVLIQGATSGALAVELPGPPADAGPLTLLAARAALVMAEERSGSRLRGAVGASLGRLAIQIAHELNNPLGGLKLYTSLLERSLAQEGGRGLELARKVARAVDELAARVAEIRAYERGGAAGPLGQLIESCVDECLARGTSGGRGGEGDA from the coding sequence GTGTCACAGGGGTTCACACCGCCCGCGGCGCTCCTCGTCGAGGGTGATTCGCGGGTTCAGGAAACGCTGAGGCCGGCGCTCGAGGCGCTCGGCGTGTCAATGACCGTCGAGCATCGCCCGGACGCGGCCGTCGCGCTGCTCGCACGGCGTCGGTTCGACGTGGCGCTGCTCGCCCTCGATCTCGGCTCGACGGATGGCCTTGCTCTCATGCGCGCGCTGCAGGCTCGGTGCCCCGGGCTCCCGGTGCTCTTTCTGGTCCCGGAGGGGGCGCGCGATCGCGTGGCTCGGGCGATTCGGGAAGGCGCGGCTGACTGCGTCGGCACGCCGATCGTTCCGGAGGAGGTCGGGGTGCGCGTCTCGGCGGCGCTGGCGGCAGGCCGTGCAGCACGGGACCGCGCGCTGCTCGAGGCGCTCCGCACCGCTCTCCTGGTGTCGGGCCCGGCCGCCACCGTCCTCGCCCGCGTGGCGGATGCGGCTCGAGCGGCGATGGGAGCAGACGTGGCCGCCGTCTTCGCCTTCGAGGACGGACGGCTGGCGCGGGTCGCCGGCGACGACGCGCCGGAGCCGCTGGCGGCCGTCGCGGAGGAGGCCGTCGCGAAGGGCGCACCGGCGGTGCGCACGGGTGAAGGGCGCACGGCGCTTTCCGTCCCCGTGTTGATCCAGGGCGCGACGTCGGGTGCGCTGGCGGTCGAGCTGCCCGGGCCGCCCGCCGACGCCGGCCCGCTCACGCTCCTCGCGGCGCGTGCGGCGCTCGTCATGGCGGAGGAGCGCAGCGGCTCCCGCCTCCGTGGCGCCGTGGGCGCGTCCCTCGGTCGCCTCGCCATCCAGATCGCGCACGAGCTCAACAACCCTCTCGGCGGGTTGAAGCTCTACACGAGCCTGCTCGAGCGCAGCCTCGCGCAGGAGGGAGGCCGCGGGCTCGAGCTCGCGCGGAAGGTCGCCCGGGCGGTCGACGAGCTCGCCGCGCGTGTGGCCGAGATTCGCGCCTACGAGCGGGGCGGAGCCGCGGGGCCGCTCGGCCAGCTGATCGAGAGCTGCGTCGACGAGTGTCTCGCGCGCGGCACGTCGGGTGGACGCGGGGGCGAGGGCGACGCGTAG
- a CDS encoding nitronate monooxygenase, translating into MLRTRLCDLLGIELPIIAAPMGPSITSPELVAAVGNAGGLGIVSFGANPPPLVRRLIRRVRELTDRPFGVNFILPLAAPEQVAACIEERAPVLSTFWGDPAPYVEPAHAAGIKVLHQVGSVAAARQAARAGVDFIVAQGVEAGGHVAGQVATMVLVPRVVDAVAPTPVVAAGGIADARGVVAALALGADGVVLGTRFLATPEAAAHSLYKEKVVAATEEDTVLTMLFGGGWPNAPHRALRTPFVEQWLGKEARGQEQRADEAVIGEASLGGQRVPVPRFWAAPPTADASGDVGSMSLLAGQSVGLVGGIKPAVDVIRELAEDVERIVRRLGGLIRS; encoded by the coding sequence ATGCTCCGCACCCGCCTGTGTGACCTGCTGGGCATCGAGCTGCCGATCATCGCGGCGCCGATGGGGCCGTCCATCACGAGCCCGGAGCTGGTGGCGGCGGTCGGCAACGCGGGCGGTCTCGGGATCGTATCGTTCGGCGCCAACCCTCCGCCGCTCGTTCGCCGGCTCATCCGTCGTGTGCGGGAGCTGACCGACCGGCCCTTCGGCGTCAACTTCATCCTGCCGCTCGCCGCGCCGGAGCAGGTTGCGGCCTGCATCGAGGAGCGCGCGCCCGTACTCTCGACGTTCTGGGGTGATCCGGCGCCCTACGTCGAGCCGGCGCACGCGGCCGGCATCAAGGTCCTGCATCAGGTCGGGTCGGTGGCGGCGGCGCGGCAGGCCGCGCGCGCCGGTGTCGACTTCATCGTCGCGCAGGGCGTGGAAGCGGGAGGCCACGTCGCCGGCCAGGTGGCCACGATGGTCCTGGTGCCGCGCGTGGTTGATGCCGTCGCCCCGACGCCGGTCGTCGCCGCCGGCGGTATCGCGGATGCGCGCGGCGTGGTCGCGGCGCTGGCGCTGGGTGCCGATGGCGTCGTCCTCGGCACGCGATTCCTCGCTACGCCGGAAGCCGCCGCCCATTCGTTGTACAAGGAGAAGGTGGTCGCCGCGACGGAAGAGGATACCGTCCTCACCATGCTGTTCGGCGGCGGCTGGCCGAACGCCCCGCATCGCGCGCTCCGGACGCCGTTCGTGGAGCAGTGGCTCGGGAAGGAAGCGCGCGGGCAAGAGCAGCGAGCGGACGAGGCGGTGATCGGCGAGGCATCCTTGGGCGGACAACGCGTGCCTGTCCCGCGCTTCTGGGCGGCGCCACCCACCGCCGACGCGAGCGGCGACGTCGGCTCGATGAGCCTGCTCGCGGGGCAGAGCGTCGGGCTGGTCGGCGGGATCAAGCCGGCGGTCGACGTCATCCGCGAGCTCGCAGAGGACGTCGAGCGCATCGTCCGTCGGCTCGGCGGCCTGATCCGCTCCTAG
- a CDS encoding response regulator, producing MSPGKTILIVEDDSDVRESLAVFLEGEGYSVVEAEHGKEALRCLRSSTDFCLILLDLFMPVMNGWAFRDEQLRDPSLAAIPVVVISADAGTSQKAAALGAVDAMVKPIEFDRLLETVAHHC from the coding sequence ATGAGTCCAGGCAAGACCATCCTGATCGTCGAGGACGATAGCGACGTGCGCGAATCTCTTGCGGTCTTCCTCGAAGGCGAAGGGTACAGCGTCGTCGAGGCGGAGCATGGGAAAGAAGCCCTTCGCTGCCTCCGGTCTTCCACCGACTTCTGCCTGATCCTCCTCGACCTGTTCATGCCCGTGATGAACGGGTGGGCGTTTCGTGACGAGCAGCTGCGCGATCCGAGCCTGGCGGCGATCCCGGTCGTCGTCATTTCGGCGGACGCCGGGACCTCGCAGAAGGCGGCGGCGCTCGGCGCGGTGGACGCCATGGTGAAGCCGATCGAGTTCGACCGTCTGCTCGAGACGGTCGCCCACCACTGCTGA
- a CDS encoding PAS domain S-box protein, with protein MRRLAPERVNRVPAGDTPRLPFDAAELGVWEADLMTGEVRVTDRFAAMLGVPPGVTLRHRDELRARVHPDDRERVRAAFESALAGAGEYGVEYRSLGDDGQVRRLASSVVIVRDVSGRPLRAIGTAVDITRRERPEEAQARLAAIVEGSDDAIIGKSLDGIVTSWNQGAERIFGYTAEEMVGSPLSRLVPPDRPDEVPSILAAIRRGERVEHFDTERVRKDGQRIQVSLSISPIRDATGDVIGASKIARDVTDRKRAEEERERLLAEAKQARAEAEAASRAKDQLLSIVSHELRTPLASMLGWVRVLRQGKVSPERAARALQSIERSGRIQAELIDDLLDVSRIVTGRLRLNLAPVDLRAVAQAALDAIRPDAVGNDVRLEASLEAGGTVLGDAIRLQQIVSNLLSNAVKFTPAGGCVELRVERTDREARIVVRDTGRGITPELLPQIFEPFRQGDDVKTRKTGGLGLGLAIVRSLVQQHGGTVKPESAGEGTGSTFTITPIIEPADREDGLPALPVPRLDGLRVLIVDDELEACEPLGVLLEERGAKVTMVASVPDARAALDNWEPDVLVSDIRMPGEDGYALVRELRATGRLRAVPAVAITGYHQEGDRVAAAGFHACFRKPVEPDGLVTLLASLAGR; from the coding sequence GTGCGGAGACTCGCCCCCGAGCGTGTGAACCGCGTACCGGCGGGCGACACGCCCCGGCTTCCCTTCGACGCGGCGGAGCTCGGCGTCTGGGAAGCCGACCTGATGACCGGTGAGGTGCGCGTCACCGACCGGTTCGCGGCGATGCTCGGTGTGCCGCCCGGCGTGACCCTCCGCCATCGTGATGAGTTGCGGGCCCGCGTTCACCCGGACGACCGGGAGCGAGTCAGAGCCGCCTTCGAGTCGGCGCTCGCGGGAGCGGGAGAGTACGGCGTCGAGTACCGCAGTCTCGGCGACGACGGCCAGGTCCGCCGGCTGGCGTCGAGCGTCGTGATCGTCCGGGACGTAAGCGGCCGCCCGCTGCGCGCGATCGGCACGGCGGTGGACATCACGCGGCGCGAGCGGCCCGAGGAGGCGCAGGCGCGCCTTGCCGCCATCGTCGAGGGCTCCGACGACGCCATCATCGGCAAGTCGCTCGACGGCATCGTGACGAGCTGGAACCAGGGCGCGGAACGCATCTTCGGATACACGGCCGAGGAAATGGTTGGGAGCCCTCTCTCTCGCCTGGTTCCGCCCGATCGCCCGGACGAGGTCCCATCGATTCTCGCGGCGATCCGGCGCGGCGAGCGGGTGGAGCACTTCGACACGGAGCGAGTGCGAAAGGACGGGCAGCGTATTCAGGTGTCGCTCTCCATCTCGCCGATCAGGGACGCGACGGGCGACGTGATCGGCGCGTCGAAGATCGCACGCGACGTGACGGACCGGAAACGTGCGGAGGAGGAGCGCGAGCGGCTCCTCGCGGAAGCCAAGCAGGCCCGCGCCGAGGCGGAAGCCGCGAGCCGCGCCAAGGACCAGCTGCTCTCGATCGTGTCGCACGAGCTTCGCACGCCGCTCGCCTCGATGCTCGGCTGGGTGCGCGTCCTGCGCCAGGGGAAGGTCTCGCCGGAGCGCGCGGCACGGGCCCTGCAGAGCATCGAGCGCAGCGGCAGGATACAGGCGGAGCTGATCGACGACCTGCTCGACGTGTCGCGGATCGTCACGGGCCGCCTGAGGCTCAACCTCGCTCCCGTCGACCTACGGGCCGTGGCCCAGGCCGCGCTCGATGCGATTCGACCCGACGCGGTCGGAAATGACGTGCGGCTCGAAGCGAGCCTGGAGGCGGGCGGCACCGTCCTCGGCGACGCGATCCGGTTGCAACAGATCGTTTCGAACCTCTTGAGCAACGCCGTGAAGTTCACCCCCGCGGGCGGATGCGTCGAGCTGCGCGTCGAGCGAACCGACCGCGAGGCGCGCATCGTCGTCCGGGACACGGGGCGCGGGATCACGCCCGAGCTCCTGCCGCAGATCTTCGAGCCGTTCCGCCAGGGCGACGACGTGAAGACGAGGAAGACGGGCGGGCTGGGACTCGGCCTCGCCATCGTGCGGAGCCTGGTCCAGCAACACGGGGGTACGGTGAAGCCGGAGAGTGCGGGCGAGGGCACCGGCTCGACGTTCACCATTACCCCGATCATCGAACCGGCGGACCGGGAGGACGGCTTGCCGGCGCTGCCTGTCCCACGGCTCGACGGGCTGCGCGTGTTGATCGTGGACGACGAGCTGGAGGCGTGCGAGCCGCTGGGGGTGCTCCTCGAGGAGCGCGGCGCGAAGGTCACGATGGTCGCGTCGGTACCCGACGCCCGGGCCGCGCTGGACAACTGGGAGCCGGATGTGCTGGTAAGCGACATCAGGATGCCCGGGGAAGATGGGTACGCGCTGGTACGCGAGCTGCGGGCGACGGGCCGCCTGCGTGCGGTCCCGGCCGTGGCCATCACGGGTTACCATCAAGAGGGAGATCGCGTCGCTGCGGCGGGGTTCCATGCGTGCTTCCGCAAGCCGGTCGAGCCCGACGGCCTGGTGACGCTGCTCGCGTCGCTCGCAGGCCGCTGA
- a CDS encoding benzoate-CoA ligase family protein, producing MSSGDEAAHLNIAAEILCRGDDAGVALRFRSDGERIDVGYAELRQRVRQMAAAFERLGIQEEQRVLVILPDCPEYVYAFLGAIWAGAVPVLVSTFLRPGDSLPFVRETRARAVITTAAVADVLEAETRPLPMVLTVGGGRSGTLWQAIEDAPASPGPFPTHRDDPAFWLYSSGTTGRPKGVVHRHRDILHAVESYGRHILGVHAGDVAYATSKLFFAYGLGASLYFPLAAGASAVLSPEPFSPARTWTILSEERPSLFFAVPSVYRALLEQAPPGAQEAISGLRRLVSAGEALPEALFHAWKERFGQDIIDGLGSTETLHIFLSNRPGECRPGSLGRPVPGYEVRVVDEGDVPVAAGSAGRLLVRGESIAAGYWQRAEATCRAFRGEWLATGDQAVENPDGSFRVLGRTDDMLKVSGQWVSPPEVESVVASVDGVRECAVIGAAGEGGLTELVACVVGVSGEADALRERIERACADGLPRFKRPKRLAFLESIPRTATGKVQRFALHERIGIRPPHGVPRA from the coding sequence ATGTCCTCGGGCGACGAAGCCGCTCACCTCAACATCGCTGCGGAGATCCTGTGCCGCGGCGACGATGCTGGCGTCGCGCTGCGCTTTCGTTCGGACGGGGAGCGCATCGACGTCGGCTACGCCGAGCTCAGGCAGCGCGTGCGCCAGATGGCCGCGGCGTTCGAGCGGCTGGGCATCCAGGAGGAGCAGCGCGTCCTCGTCATCCTTCCCGACTGTCCCGAGTACGTCTACGCCTTTCTCGGCGCGATCTGGGCCGGGGCGGTGCCGGTCCTGGTGAGCACGTTTCTCCGGCCCGGCGACTCCCTTCCCTTCGTGCGCGAGACGCGGGCGCGGGCCGTGATCACCACGGCGGCCGTCGCCGACGTGCTCGAGGCCGAGACGCGCCCGCTCCCGATGGTGCTCACGGTGGGCGGCGGTCGGTCCGGCACGCTGTGGCAGGCGATCGAGGACGCGCCCGCCTCCCCGGGGCCCTTTCCGACGCACCGCGACGATCCGGCGTTCTGGCTTTACAGCTCGGGAACCACCGGCCGTCCGAAGGGCGTCGTTCACCGCCACCGCGACATCCTGCATGCGGTGGAGAGCTACGGACGCCATATCCTCGGCGTGCACGCCGGCGACGTCGCCTATGCGACCTCGAAGCTCTTCTTCGCCTACGGCCTGGGCGCGAGCCTGTACTTTCCGCTCGCCGCCGGTGCGTCTGCCGTGCTCTCGCCGGAGCCCTTCTCGCCGGCGCGGACCTGGACGATCCTCTCCGAGGAGCGGCCGAGCCTCTTCTTCGCCGTGCCGTCGGTCTATCGGGCGCTCCTCGAGCAGGCGCCGCCGGGCGCGCAGGAGGCGATTTCGGGACTGCGCCGCCTCGTCTCGGCGGGCGAGGCCCTGCCGGAAGCGCTCTTCCATGCGTGGAAGGAGCGCTTCGGCCAGGACATCATCGACGGCCTCGGCTCCACCGAGACGCTGCACATCTTCCTCTCGAACCGGCCCGGCGAATGCAGGCCGGGATCGCTCGGCCGGCCCGTCCCCGGCTACGAGGTGCGGGTGGTCGACGAGGGTGACGTGCCCGTCGCGGCGGGAAGCGCCGGACGGCTTCTCGTCCGCGGGGAAAGCATCGCGGCCGGCTACTGGCAGCGCGCGGAGGCCACGTGTCGCGCCTTTCGAGGCGAATGGCTCGCGACCGGCGACCAGGCGGTCGAGAACCCCGACGGCTCCTTTCGGGTCCTCGGCCGCACGGACGACATGCTGAAGGTCTCCGGGCAGTGGGTCTCGCCGCCGGAGGTCGAGAGCGTGGTGGCGTCGGTCGACGGCGTCCGCGAGTGCGCCGTGATCGGCGCGGCGGGCGAGGGCGGCCTGACGGAGCTCGTCGCCTGCGTGGTGGGCGTGTCGGGCGAGGCCGACGCGCTGCGTGAGCGCATCGAGCGCGCCTGCGCCGACGGCCTGCCGCGCTTCAAACGGCCGAAGCGGCTCGCCTTTCTCGAGTCGATCCCGCGCACCGCCACCGGGAAGGTTCAGCGCTTCGCGCTGCACGAGAGGATCGGTATCCGGCCTCCGCACGGCGTTCCTCGAGCTTGA
- the boxB gene encoding benzoyl-CoA 2,3-epoxidase subunit BoxB gives MGAVELHETIPNNVGLSSDKRLRRALEEWQPHFLAWWREMGPDRFRDDAVYLRTAVSVDASGWAHFDYVRMPEYRWGIFLAEPVADRRIGFGDDHGKPVWREVPGEHRNTLRRLIVTQGDTEPASVEQQRRLGASCPSLYDLRNLFQVNVEEGRHLWAMAYLLHTYFGRDGREEARDLLERRSGNPDKPRILAAFNEPIDDWLSFFMFTTFTDRDGKYQLLALAESGFDPLSRTCRFMLTEEAHHMFVGESGVGRIVERTAECLRAGTDPRAAGALDLGIMQRYLNFWYSLSLDLFGSEVSTNAAHFFGAGLKGRPREDERYDDHLALEGGYEMDVYEEGRLVRRAIPLRSAMNEVLRDAYVEDCQKALDRWNRRLEGTGVRLVLPSRRFHRHRGTFAGHFFDPAGGEITGEAFERYRDQWLPSEADRAYVRSLMAHPVLEPGHFASWIAPPARGINHQPIDFQYVRYNEE, from the coding sequence ATGGGTGCGGTGGAGCTGCACGAGACGATCCCCAACAACGTGGGGCTGTCCTCCGACAAGCGCCTCAGACGCGCGCTCGAGGAGTGGCAGCCCCACTTCCTCGCCTGGTGGCGCGAGATGGGCCCGGATCGCTTCCGGGACGACGCCGTCTATCTCCGCACCGCGGTGTCGGTCGACGCGAGCGGCTGGGCGCACTTCGACTACGTGCGCATGCCCGAGTACCGCTGGGGCATCTTCCTCGCCGAACCCGTGGCCGACCGCCGCATCGGCTTCGGCGACGACCACGGGAAGCCGGTGTGGCGGGAAGTGCCGGGCGAGCACCGCAACACGCTCCGCCGCCTGATCGTCACCCAGGGCGACACCGAGCCTGCCTCCGTCGAGCAACAGCGCCGTCTCGGGGCGAGCTGTCCGTCGCTCTACGACCTCCGCAACCTCTTCCAGGTCAACGTCGAGGAGGGCCGGCACCTCTGGGCGATGGCCTATCTCCTCCATACCTACTTCGGCCGCGACGGCCGGGAGGAGGCGCGCGACCTCCTCGAGCGCCGGTCGGGGAACCCCGACAAGCCGCGCATCCTGGCCGCCTTCAACGAGCCGATCGACGACTGGCTGTCGTTCTTCATGTTCACCACCTTCACCGATCGCGACGGTAAGTATCAGCTGCTCGCGCTCGCCGAATCGGGCTTCGATCCGCTGTCGCGGACCTGCCGCTTCATGCTGACGGAGGAGGCGCACCACATGTTCGTCGGCGAGAGCGGCGTCGGCCGCATCGTGGAGCGGACCGCCGAGTGCCTGCGCGCGGGCACGGACCCCCGCGCCGCCGGCGCGCTCGACCTCGGCATCATGCAGCGGTACCTGAACTTCTGGTACTCGCTCTCGCTCGACCTGTTCGGCAGCGAGGTGTCGACCAACGCCGCGCACTTCTTCGGGGCCGGCCTCAAGGGGCGGCCGAGGGAGGACGAGCGCTACGACGACCACCTCGCGCTCGAGGGCGGCTACGAGATGGACGTCTACGAGGAGGGGAGGCTCGTGCGCCGGGCGATCCCGCTGCGCTCGGCGATGAACGAGGTCCTGCGGGATGCCTACGTGGAGGACTGCCAGAAGGCGCTCGACCGCTGGAACCGGCGGCTCGAGGGAACCGGCGTGCGGCTCGTCCTCCCGTCGCGCCGCTTCCACCGCCATCGGGGGACGTTCGCCGGCCACTTCTTCGACCCCGCGGGTGGCGAGATCACGGGCGAGGCGTTCGAGCGCTACCGCGACCAGTGGCTTCCCTCGGAGGCGGACCGCGCCTACGTCCGGAGCCTCATGGCTCACCCCGTGCTCGAGCCGGGCCACTTCGCGAGCTGGATCGCCCCGCCCGCGCGCGGCATCAATCACCAGCCGATCGACTTCCAGTACGTGCGCTACAACGAGGAGTAG